A genome region from Anastrepha obliqua isolate idAnaObli1 chromosome 4, idAnaObli1_1.0, whole genome shotgun sequence includes the following:
- the LOC129245437 gene encoding uncharacterized protein LOC129245437: MQKLTLFLLCLGVATSWAKSPYSLLSKTEMNLLQVMMDTRQLQRSNPTRSMGCFDYYLPLFDSISEKYKEAYAACVDKGNADREAIDAATQPKRDLIENVARSSCLALQECTLHNGSVDYFSCFASTGKENTENMYEISANASATLAEVRESYRLIETEENRCTNTSERAYVEEIYQANLDLQSCLTGDTPVPTTTTTTPTPSPTDDPNTTTASTVTSTDEPLTKSSSVEPTTADPTTTTVASTPTSTEEPLTKSSSVESTTDDPTTTTAASSDTDSSEHNLLPEEDLFAIARKTFVKMRSSVRKH; encoded by the exons atgcaaaaattaaccTTATTTTTACTCTGCCTTGGAGTGGCCACATCCTGGGCGAAGTCACCTTACAGTTTACTGAGCAAAAccgaaatgaatttattgcaagTGATGATGGACACGCGACAACTTCAACGCTCAAATCCAACACGCAGCATGGGTTGCTTTGATTACTATCTACCGCTGTTTGATAGTATAAGCGAGAAGTACAAGGAGGCTTATGCTGCATGCGTAGATAAAGGGAATGCGGATAGGGAGGCGATCGATGCTGCTACTCAGCCTAAAAGagatttaattgaaaatgtgGCAAGATCCTCATGTCTAGCTCTACAAGAGTGTACCCTGCACAATGGATCTGTCGATTACTTCAGTTGTTTTGCGAGTACT GGCAAGGAAAATAccgaaaatatgtatgaaatttcAGCAAATGCGTCGGCAACATTAGCAGAAGTACGCGAAAGCTATCGCTTAATTGAGACTGAAGAGAATCGTTGCACAAATACGTCGGAACGTGCTTACGTCGAAGAGATCTATCAAGCTAATTTGGATTTACAAAGTTGTTTAACGGGCGATACACCGGTgccaacaacaacgacaacaacaccaacaccaagTCCTACTGATGACCCAAATACAACAACTGCCTCTACGGTTACCTCCACTGATGAGCCACTTACAAAAAGCTCCTCTGTGGAACCGACCACCGCTGATCCAACTACTACAACAGTTGCCTCCACGCCAACCTCCACTGAGGAGCCACTTACAAAAAGCTCCTCCGTGGAATCGACCACCGATGATCCAACTACTACAACAGCTGCCTCCTCGGATACAGATTCATCAGAACATAATTTATTGCCTGAAGAAGATTTGTTTGCAATCGCCagaaaaacttttgttaaaatGAGATCTTCAGTACGCAAGCATTGA